A portion of the Flavobacterium magnum genome contains these proteins:
- a CDS encoding serine hydrolase domain-containing protein: MRNILLALALVSLNCSTNSGEDNAPVEDAMYFPTSGDDTWETRAFSDLNWNESARQPLLNYLETKHTKSFIVLINGRIVMENYFNGHSATTPWYWASAGKTLTSAMTGIAAQQGFVDLNDKVSDYLGNQWTSAPLAKENLITCRHLLTMTSGLDDALGDNVSPANLEYKADTGTRWAYHNVYVKLQDVIAAATGQTWSTYFNTQLRDKIGMTGAWLASGEDLSVYWSNTRSMARFGLLMLNKGKWDGTQILNENYAFAATSTSQDINLAYGYLWWLNGKPSYHLPQSQFEFQGSIIPSAPDDMYMALGKNDQKIYIVPSKKMVVIRMGEAADNVNLALSDFDEVLWQKIASLYN, translated from the coding sequence ATGAGAAATATACTACTTGCCCTTGCGCTTGTCTCGTTAAATTGCAGCACCAATAGTGGGGAAGACAATGCGCCCGTGGAAGACGCAATGTATTTTCCAACGTCAGGCGATGACACTTGGGAAACACGGGCTTTTTCAGACTTAAATTGGAATGAATCGGCCAGACAGCCCTTACTCAATTATCTCGAAACCAAACACACCAAAAGCTTCATCGTCCTGATCAATGGCAGGATCGTCATGGAGAATTATTTCAACGGGCATTCCGCGACGACGCCCTGGTACTGGGCGAGTGCCGGAAAGACGCTGACGTCGGCGATGACCGGCATTGCCGCGCAGCAAGGATTCGTTGATCTCAATGACAAGGTTTCGGATTATCTGGGAAACCAATGGACGAGCGCGCCTTTGGCTAAAGAAAACCTGATTACGTGCCGGCACCTCCTGACGATGACATCGGGACTTGATGATGCTTTGGGCGATAATGTCTCCCCCGCAAATCTTGAATACAAGGCGGATACGGGAACCCGCTGGGCGTACCACAACGTTTACGTGAAATTACAGGACGTGATAGCCGCTGCGACAGGACAGACTTGGAGTACTTACTTCAATACGCAATTGCGGGATAAAATCGGGATGACGGGCGCATGGCTGGCTTCGGGAGAGGATCTCAGCGTATATTGGAGTAACACCCGCAGCATGGCGCGTTTCGGATTGTTGATGCTCAATAAGGGAAAATGGGATGGGACGCAAATCCTCAATGAGAACTATGCCTTTGCTGCCACCTCAACGTCCCAGGACATCAACCTGGCATACGGTTATTTGTGGTGGCTCAACGGGAAGCCGAGTTACCACCTTCCGCAAAGCCAGTTTGAATTTCAGGGCAGCATCATCCCGTCAGCGCCTGACGATATGTACATGGCATTAGGAAAGAATGACCAGAAAATCTACATTGTCCCTTCAAAGAAAATGGTGGTGATCCGTATGGGAGAGGCCGCTGATAACGTAAACCTGGCCTTATCCGACTTCGACGAGGTGCTTTGGCAGAAAATTGCCTCGTTGTATAACTGA
- a CDS encoding outer membrane beta-barrel protein: MRTLLYFFVLITTYCHAQNAYEAGYYIDNYGTKKIGFVENNYWSNTPSLIKFKADAQSVEKSLDVKDVREFGIGETIKYVRETVDIDLRRTTIMKENNSMNGNPEYVKKMIFLKVLIEGDASLYAYVNDSQPKYFLSTGDGIFKQLFLRVYVDNDAHEQKNTAYKMQLFEALKCDKLTAADFRRLPYTEKSISDVVRRYNDCRNSESKVYAEKQRKSEVKYSVIAGLGLTTFKVGSLEGSFENGSGSTFVAGAEVSLLLPFNNKRMELFLNTVVEKADFKLYSRKFSTGSLVTYIQDYVEFKATPIDINVGTRYYFIVNEKNRVFLSGAFGVCLANGTITYSKDRYTPTGIENIARVQGDTETAFNAKLGAGYMFGQKISLNLDYDVYAKNFYNEGGINASKLAVLAATIRYRLN, encoded by the coding sequence ATGAGAACATTACTTTACTTCTTCGTGTTGATCACGACTTACTGCCATGCACAAAACGCTTATGAAGCCGGCTATTACATTGACAATTATGGCACGAAAAAAATCGGATTTGTAGAAAACAACTACTGGAGCAATACGCCATCGCTTATTAAATTTAAAGCTGACGCCCAATCTGTCGAAAAAAGTCTCGACGTCAAGGATGTCAGGGAGTTTGGGATAGGAGAAACCATAAAGTATGTCAGGGAAACGGTAGACATTGATCTGCGAAGGACCACCATAATGAAGGAAAATAATTCCATGAACGGCAATCCTGAGTATGTAAAAAAGATGATTTTCCTTAAAGTCCTGATTGAGGGTGATGCGTCGCTTTACGCTTACGTTAATGACAGCCAGCCCAAATATTTCCTGTCAACCGGCGACGGGATTTTCAAACAGCTTTTTTTGAGGGTGTACGTTGACAACGATGCCCATGAGCAAAAAAATACCGCTTATAAGATGCAGTTGTTTGAAGCCCTTAAATGCGATAAACTTACTGCTGCCGATTTCAGGCGATTGCCTTACACCGAAAAATCAATTTCAGATGTCGTGCGCAGGTACAACGACTGCAGAAATAGTGAAAGCAAAGTCTATGCTGAAAAGCAAAGGAAGAGCGAAGTGAAGTATTCTGTGATTGCGGGCTTAGGACTGACGACGTTCAAGGTGGGCTCGCTGGAAGGATCGTTTGAAAATGGAAGCGGTTCAACTTTTGTAGCAGGGGCAGAGGTTTCCCTGCTGCTGCCGTTCAATAACAAGCGCATGGAATTATTCCTGAACACTGTCGTGGAAAAGGCTGATTTTAAATTGTATTCACGCAAATTTTCTACAGGTAGCCTCGTTACTTACATCCAGGACTATGTTGAATTTAAAGCCACGCCCATTGACATCAATGTTGGGACAAGATATTATTTCATCGTAAACGAGAAAAACAGGGTTTTTCTGAGTGGGGCCTTCGGCGTATGCCTTGCGAACGGGACAATAACGTATTCAAAAGACCGATACACCCCGACAGGTATAGAAAATATTGCGCGCGTTCAGGGCGATACGGAGACCGCGTTCAATGCCAAACTGGGTGCTGGCTATATGTTCGGGCAAAAGATATCGTTGAACCTCGACTACGATGTGTACGCGAAAAATTTCTATAATGAGGGAGGTATCAATGCCTCAAAGCTGGCTGTGCTTGCTGCAACGATTCGGTACAGGCTTAATTAA
- a CDS encoding DUF721 domain-containing protein, with the protein MVKRASNESPISDVLKEIISLNKLQPGMDAVAVREAWDSLMGNGVRNYTKEVVLKGSTLYVALSSSVLREELMFGKAKIVSMINEELGREVVREVILR; encoded by the coding sequence ATGGTCAAAAGAGCGAGTAACGAAAGTCCGATCAGCGATGTGCTGAAGGAAATCATCAGCCTGAATAAGTTGCAGCCCGGGATGGACGCTGTAGCAGTGCGCGAGGCATGGGATTCGCTAATGGGCAATGGCGTGCGGAATTACACTAAGGAAGTGGTCCTGAAAGGCAGTACGCTGTATGTTGCACTGTCATCGTCCGTGCTGCGTGAGGAATTGATGTTTGGAAAAGCAAAAATTGTCTCGATGATTAACGAAGAGCTGGGTAGGGAAGTGGTTCGGGAAGTCATTTTAAGGTAG
- a CDS encoding nucleoside-diphosphate kinase, translating to MATNRTFTMIKPDAVEAGNIGNILKMITDGGFKIVSLKLTQLTTADAQAFYAVHAARPFYGELVEFMSRGPIVAAILEKENAVEDFRTLIGATNPAEAAEGTIRKAYAKSIGENAVHGSDSDENAAIESAFHFAGREQF from the coding sequence ATGGCAACAAACAGAACTTTTACAATGATTAAGCCTGATGCGGTTGAAGCCGGAAACATCGGGAATATCCTGAAAATGATCACTGACGGAGGGTTTAAGATCGTTTCTTTAAAACTGACACAACTGACTACGGCTGACGCGCAGGCATTTTACGCCGTGCACGCCGCAAGGCCTTTCTACGGAGAGTTGGTTGAGTTTATGTCGAGAGGTCCAATCGTAGCGGCTATCCTCGAGAAAGAAAACGCAGTCGAGGATTTCAGGACTTTAATCGGTGCTACAAACCCTGCGGAAGCGGCTGAAGGCACAATCCGTAAAGCTTACGCAAAATCAATCGGTGAAAATGCAGTCCATGGCTCCGACAGCGACGAAAATGCTGCCATCGAAAGTGCTTTCCATTTTGCAGGAAGAGAGCAGTTTTAA
- a CDS encoding T9SS type A sorting domain-containing protein produces MKKTLLFLTMLLFSITQAQVNSVAVVGEAAGGWPGDPGNPGPEDVHQMATTDGVHWTLENLTLTTFGSGGGIKFRANNAWAINWGSTAFPSGTGTQNGQNIQCVAGVYDVTFNSDTGAYSFTNVVSFPSIGMIGTAVSADGFAGPDVDMVTFDGISYSVTNYNFLGGEMKFRQDDAWDINWGGTAFPSGVATINAGNNIPVPAGTYSVTFNRITGDYSFTFPSIGVIGTAVSAGGFTDPDTDLSTTDGVNYVLYNHTFTTGEAKFRQDNDWAVNWGSADFPSGTGTQDGSNIMVTAGMYTVHFNRQTGAYSFDAPVVFANIGVLGTAVTSGGFDDPDTNMTTNDGITYTLENYVFTNGELKFRQDDAWTTNWGVDLLNDNFPNGTAVQGGSNIPVVAGTYTLTFNLSTLAYSFVGTPLYPSVGILGTAVTANGFAGPDVNLSTNDGETYTLSNYTFTAGEAKFRQNDAWDINWGNPAFPSGVGTQGGNNMIIPAGTFNVTFTRSTGAYEFSTVGAFPSVGILGTAVDANGFSGPDTDLVTTNGIVYTLMNVTLMNGEAKFRQDDAWDINWGGSSFPSGLSDGNNIPVVAGTYDISFNRLTGAYNFMSINNFPSIGIIGDAVSADGFAGPDVDMQTTDGITYTLLAYTFVDGEAKFRQDDGWAVNWGSTTFPSGVGVQDDPNIPVVGGTYNVTFNILTGAYSFDFVSIGVLGTALTETNGFDGPDVNMSTSDGISYSLEIWMNAGEFKFRQNDSWTVNWGMGADMFEGIAVPDGPNFVTGGGDTMGIGFNRVTGEYIIVGLLVTVDEIPGVQFTAYPNPSHETWNIVSNGNLSSISVIDAMGKNVLTKNLFGNQGTVDCSSLAAGLYFAKVTSDKGVQTIKLIKK; encoded by the coding sequence ATGAAAAAAACACTACTCTTTTTAACGATGTTGCTGTTTTCCATCACGCAGGCACAGGTAAATTCTGTGGCGGTCGTGGGCGAGGCAGCGGGTGGATGGCCCGGCGATCCAGGAAATCCGGGACCGGAAGACGTGCACCAGATGGCCACAACAGATGGCGTCCACTGGACCCTCGAAAACCTCACACTAACTACCTTTGGAAGTGGTGGCGGTATCAAATTCAGGGCCAACAATGCCTGGGCGATCAATTGGGGAAGCACGGCATTTCCTAGTGGGACCGGAACCCAGAATGGTCAGAATATCCAGTGCGTGGCGGGCGTTTACGATGTTACTTTTAACAGTGACACAGGTGCGTATTCGTTCACTAATGTCGTCTCTTTTCCGAGTATCGGGATGATTGGTACTGCGGTAAGCGCAGACGGGTTTGCTGGACCGGACGTCGATATGGTGACTTTTGACGGCATTTCATACTCGGTTACGAATTACAATTTTCTGGGCGGGGAGATGAAATTCCGGCAGGATGATGCCTGGGACATCAACTGGGGCGGTACGGCATTCCCGAGTGGTGTTGCGACCATCAACGCGGGGAATAACATACCGGTTCCTGCGGGTACATATTCGGTGACTTTTAACAGGATTACGGGCGATTACAGCTTTACTTTCCCAAGTATCGGCGTAATCGGGACGGCAGTGAGTGCCGGAGGATTTACAGATCCGGATACCGACTTAAGCACGACTGATGGTGTGAATTATGTCCTATACAACCATACGTTTACTACCGGTGAGGCCAAATTCAGGCAGGATAACGACTGGGCTGTTAACTGGGGCAGTGCTGATTTCCCATCCGGAACAGGCACGCAGGATGGATCCAACATCATGGTTACGGCAGGAATGTATACGGTGCATTTTAACCGTCAAACCGGTGCTTATTCTTTTGACGCTCCGGTGGTATTTGCCAATATCGGCGTATTGGGTACGGCGGTAACTTCAGGTGGCTTCGACGATCCTGATACGAATATGACCACCAACGATGGTATTACTTACACGCTTGAAAATTATGTCTTCACAAATGGGGAATTGAAATTCCGTCAGGACGATGCCTGGACCACCAACTGGGGTGTGGATCTTTTGAACGATAATTTTCCAAACGGCACTGCTGTTCAGGGCGGTTCAAACATTCCTGTTGTGGCCGGCACCTATACACTGACGTTCAACCTGAGTACTTTGGCCTATTCATTTGTCGGTACACCGCTTTATCCAAGTGTCGGGATTTTGGGCACCGCGGTAACTGCCAACGGATTTGCCGGACCGGACGTCAACCTCTCCACCAATGACGGAGAAACCTATACACTTTCCAATTATACGTTCACAGCGGGCGAGGCCAAATTCCGCCAGAACGATGCCTGGGACATTAACTGGGGTAATCCTGCATTCCCTTCGGGAGTCGGCACTCAGGGCGGGAACAACATGATCATTCCTGCCGGGACCTTCAATGTAACGTTTACGCGTTCGACAGGTGCGTATGAATTTTCTACTGTAGGTGCTTTTCCATCTGTTGGCATTCTTGGAACCGCTGTAGACGCCAACGGGTTCAGCGGACCGGATACTGACCTGGTCACTACCAATGGCATCGTGTACACCCTGATGAACGTGACCCTGATGAACGGCGAAGCCAAATTCCGTCAGGATGACGCGTGGGACATCAATTGGGGAGGTTCTTCATTTCCCTCAGGTTTGAGCGACGGCAATAACATCCCTGTTGTTGCAGGCACGTATGACATCAGTTTCAACAGACTGACGGGCGCGTATAACTTTATGAGCATCAATAATTTTCCGAGTATCGGAATTATAGGAGATGCCGTGAGCGCGGACGGCTTTGCAGGACCGGACGTCGACATGCAGACAACAGATGGTATCACCTATACTTTGTTGGCTTACACGTTCGTTGATGGCGAAGCTAAATTCCGCCAGGACGACGGCTGGGCAGTGAATTGGGGAAGTACCACTTTCCCTTCAGGAGTTGGCGTGCAGGACGACCCTAATATCCCTGTGGTGGGAGGCACTTACAACGTCACTTTCAATATCCTTACAGGTGCCTATTCTTTCGATTTTGTAAGCATTGGTGTTTTAGGGACAGCCTTAACCGAAACCAATGGGTTTGATGGTCCGGACGTTAATATGAGTACCTCTGATGGGATATCCTATTCCCTGGAAATCTGGATGAATGCAGGTGAATTCAAATTCCGGCAAAATGACAGCTGGACCGTAAATTGGGGAATGGGAGCCGATATGTTTGAAGGCATTGCGGTACCCGACGGCCCGAATTTTGTAACGGGCGGCGGCGATACCATGGGTATTGGCTTCAACAGGGTCACCGGCGAATATATCATAGTAGGCCTGTTGGTTACGGTAGATGAGATTCCCGGCGTGCAATTTACAGCCTATCCGAATCCTTCACACGAAACCTGGAACATTGTAAGCAATGGCAATTTAAGTTCCATTAGCGTCATCGATGCGATGGGGAAAAACGTATTGACAAAAAATCTGTTTGGCAACCAGGGCACCGTGGATTGCTCCTCACTTGCTGCGGGACTTTATTTTGCGAAAGTGACATCCGATAAGGGTGTGCAGACGATTAAGCTGATTAAAAAATAG
- the bshC gene encoding bacillithiol biosynthesis cysteine-adding enzyme BshC, with protein sequence MPTDCITYQDSGYFTPLVVDYLNQKPGVRQWYHRFPSLENFKAQMEEKKRNFPRENRAVLVAELERQYAQIKASALTKEHISLLADDDTFAVTTGHQLNLFTGPLYFLYKIITSINLARELSVKYPGNRFVPVYWMATEDHDFEEINYFNFRGKKFRWNRESAGAVGRLSTEGLDQFLEIFARELGPGLHAETLRTLFSDAYTGHTTLAEATRYLANALFGAHGLVIIDADSAALKKAFVPYVKAELEQQVSFGKVSETIAGFGDYTVQVNPREINLFYLEDQLRERIIFDQGKYIVNHTDLSFTKEEILDLAENHPEKISPNVIMRPLYQEVILPNLCYIGGGGEIAYWLELKAFFDAAGVTFPMLLIRNSVLLATEKQAGKAERLELQWRDLFMKQDALANKKIRSLSEFPVDLSEQKKFLSDQFKKLHDMALHTDKSFTGAVKAQEIKQIKGLENLEKRLLKAQKRKHADELERITNLQNELFPLNGLQERSANFAEFYLEYGDLLIERLVDTLQPFSHHFSVLVL encoded by the coding sequence ATGCCAACCGACTGTATTACGTATCAGGATTCCGGGTATTTCACACCTTTAGTTGTCGATTACCTCAACCAAAAACCCGGCGTACGACAGTGGTACCATCGGTTCCCATCACTTGAAAATTTTAAGGCGCAGATGGAGGAGAAAAAAAGGAATTTCCCTCGGGAAAACCGTGCGGTCCTGGTGGCAGAACTTGAAAGGCAGTATGCTCAAATCAAGGCTTCTGCGCTGACTAAAGAGCATATTTCGCTTTTGGCGGATGACGATACTTTCGCCGTAACGACCGGCCACCAGCTGAACCTTTTTACCGGGCCGCTGTACTTTCTGTACAAAATCATCACGTCAATAAACCTCGCCAGGGAACTCAGCGTAAAATATCCCGGGAACCGCTTTGTTCCTGTGTATTGGATGGCGACCGAAGACCATGACTTTGAAGAAATCAACTACTTTAATTTCCGTGGGAAGAAATTCCGTTGGAACCGTGAAAGCGCCGGCGCCGTGGGGCGTTTATCTACGGAAGGGCTTGACCAGTTCCTCGAGATTTTTGCAAGGGAACTCGGACCCGGCCTTCATGCCGAAACACTCAGGACACTGTTCAGCGATGCTTACACCGGGCACACGACCCTGGCGGAAGCCACGCGCTATCTGGCCAATGCGCTGTTTGGCGCTCACGGGCTTGTAATCATCGATGCCGATTCGGCTGCATTGAAAAAAGCGTTCGTCCCGTATGTGAAAGCTGAACTGGAACAACAGGTCTCTTTCGGGAAAGTTTCTGAAACCATTGCCGGCTTTGGCGATTACACCGTGCAGGTGAATCCGCGTGAAATCAACCTTTTTTATCTGGAGGACCAGCTGCGCGAACGGATCATTTTTGATCAGGGTAAGTACATCGTGAACCATACCGATTTAAGTTTTACCAAAGAAGAAATCCTTGATCTGGCTGAAAATCATCCCGAGAAAATCAGCCCCAATGTGATCATGCGCCCACTTTATCAGGAAGTCATATTGCCGAATCTTTGCTACATCGGCGGCGGTGGCGAAATCGCGTACTGGCTTGAACTGAAAGCATTCTTCGATGCTGCAGGCGTCACTTTCCCGATGCTGCTGATCCGCAACTCAGTATTGCTGGCTACCGAGAAACAGGCTGGGAAAGCGGAGCGACTTGAATTGCAATGGAGAGACCTGTTTATGAAACAGGACGCGTTGGCAAATAAAAAAATCAGGTCCCTTTCAGAGTTTCCTGTGGATTTGTCGGAGCAGAAGAAATTCCTGTCAGACCAGTTTAAAAAACTCCACGACATGGCACTGCATACCGATAAATCGTTCACGGGTGCCGTAAAAGCGCAGGAGATCAAACAAATCAAAGGCCTTGAAAACCTGGAAAAGCGTTTGCTCAAAGCGCAGAAAAGGAAGCATGCTGATGAATTGGAGCGCATTACCAATTTACAAAATGAGCTTTTCCCGCTTAACGGTTTGCAGGAAAGAAGCGCCAATTTTGCAGAGTTTTATCTCGAATATGGTGATTTGCTGATTGAACGCCTTGTGGATACGCTGCAACCCTTTTCTCATCACTTCAGCGTACTGGTTTTGTAA
- a CDS encoding T9SS type A sorting domain-containing protein, with protein MKKVFFLLPALICTGLRAQQSTVAGGGNATGSGGTVSYSVGQISYKSPDSALITVGVQQPYEIIVLGKDELPGIQLLAYPNPVRNNLTLKNADDRDGSLTYSLSDITGKVLLSPAAFSGETLVAMQQYPPGIYLITICGSDKKIKTFKIIKK; from the coding sequence ATGAAAAAGGTGTTTTTTTTACTGCCCGCGTTAATCTGCACGGGTCTCCGGGCGCAGCAGAGCACGGTCGCAGGCGGCGGAAATGCAACCGGGTCAGGCGGCACCGTGAGTTACTCTGTAGGACAAATTTCTTATAAAAGTCCGGATAGCGCATTGATTACCGTCGGTGTCCAGCAACCTTATGAAATCATCGTTTTAGGAAAAGACGAGCTTCCCGGAATACAGCTTTTGGCATATCCCAATCCGGTGCGCAACAACCTGACGTTAAAAAACGCCGACGACCGCGACGGCAGTTTAACATACAGCCTCTCTGACATCACCGGTAAAGTCCTGTTATCACCTGCCGCTTTCTCTGGAGAAACATTGGTGGCAATGCAGCAATATCCTCCGGGAATCTACCTGATTACGATCTGCGGAAGCGATAAAAAAATCAAGACATTCAAAATCATAAAAAAATAA
- a CDS encoding B12-binding domain-containing radical SAM protein: MVRPFLITPPFTQLNTPYPATAYLKGFLNTQGIAAFQADLGIEVILALFSKKGLTELFDFIGASADVTPNAARMISLRKDYIDTIDAVILFLQGKNPTLALQICQEDFLPEASRFSQLEELDWAFGTMGTQDKAKHLATLYLEDISDLIVECVDDNFGFSRYAERLGRSANSFDELYASLQQQPTYIDRILYQLLEQKISEIQPTHIFISVPFPGNLYAAFRCAQWAKIHYPDAIVAMGGGFPNTELRSLSDPRVFEFFDFITLDDGEAPVAQLLRNSSLPKSERTYKRTFLLENNAVVYKNDSVQHDYKQSETGTPDYSDLLLDRYISVIEIVNPMHRMWSDGRWNKLTMAHGCYWGKCTFCDISLDYIRIYEPVAASLLCDRIEELVAQTGQTGFHFVDEAAPPALMRALAIEILRRKLTITWWTNIRFEKSFTADLCHLLKASGCIAVSGGLEVASDRLLKLIDKGVTVAQVARVTRNFTENGIMVHAYLMYGYPTQTVQETVDSLEMVRQMFEAGILQSGFWHQFAMTAHSPVGLEPARFGVVKDSELVGSFANNDINYTDNTGINHDQFSFGLKKSLFNFMHGICFDYRLQDWFDFKIPNTTISRDFIVNALEEDGMFDTKGSAKVIWLGGMPSMQYVTKSKKGRSWEMVALTFHTKKEAFALQFNRAEGEWLAGLLEQVRVTNQKVWQFSEIKSDFEQHLDDFELFWYAKPMQTLRKHGLLVL, encoded by the coding sequence ATGGTCAGACCCTTCCTCATCACGCCGCCGTTTACCCAGCTCAACACGCCTTATCCGGCGACCGCTTATCTCAAGGGTTTCCTCAACACACAAGGCATTGCCGCTTTTCAGGCTGATTTGGGCATTGAGGTAATCCTCGCGTTGTTTTCCAAAAAAGGGCTTACGGAGTTGTTTGATTTTATCGGCGCTTCCGCAGATGTCACTCCTAACGCCGCACGCATGATATCCCTCAGGAAGGATTACATTGACACGATTGATGCCGTAATCCTGTTCCTGCAGGGCAAAAACCCAACACTGGCACTCCAGATCTGTCAGGAGGATTTCCTGCCCGAAGCGTCGCGGTTCAGCCAGTTGGAAGAACTTGATTGGGCGTTCGGGACGATGGGCACACAGGACAAGGCAAAACACCTCGCGACGCTGTACCTCGAAGATATTTCCGACCTGATTGTGGAATGTGTCGACGACAATTTCGGGTTTAGCCGCTACGCCGAAAGACTCGGCCGCAGCGCCAATTCGTTTGATGAATTGTACGCGTCGCTGCAACAGCAACCCACTTATATCGATCGGATACTATACCAACTCCTAGAGCAAAAAATCAGTGAAATCCAACCGACGCATATCTTCATTTCGGTACCATTTCCAGGCAATCTGTACGCGGCTTTCCGCTGTGCCCAATGGGCCAAAATACATTACCCCGACGCAATTGTCGCCATGGGCGGCGGTTTTCCAAACACCGAATTGCGTTCGCTTTCGGATCCGCGCGTGTTTGAGTTTTTCGATTTCATCACGCTCGATGACGGTGAGGCGCCGGTGGCACAGTTGCTCCGGAATTCGTCACTTCCCAAATCGGAGCGCACCTACAAACGTACATTCCTTCTTGAAAATAACGCGGTCGTTTATAAAAATGACTCCGTTCAGCACGATTACAAACAGTCTGAAACCGGTACGCCGGACTACAGCGACTTGCTGCTGGACCGGTATATTTCGGTGATAGAGATTGTAAACCCGATGCACCGCATGTGGAGCGATGGCCGCTGGAACAAACTTACGATGGCACACGGGTGCTACTGGGGAAAGTGTACTTTCTGCGATATATCACTCGACTATATCAGGATTTATGAACCGGTCGCCGCGTCATTACTTTGTGACCGCATTGAGGAACTCGTAGCGCAGACCGGGCAAACCGGTTTCCATTTCGTGGATGAGGCCGCGCCCCCCGCACTGATGCGCGCATTGGCCATTGAGATCCTCAGGCGTAAGCTTACGATCACCTGGTGGACCAACATCCGTTTCGAGAAAAGTTTCACGGCAGACCTGTGCCATTTGCTCAAGGCTTCGGGATGTATTGCGGTGTCTGGCGGACTCGAAGTGGCTTCCGACCGGCTCCTCAAACTGATTGATAAAGGCGTGACGGTGGCGCAGGTGGCGAGGGTCACGCGGAATTTCACCGAAAACGGCATCATGGTGCATGCCTACCTGATGTATGGCTACCCGACGCAGACCGTTCAGGAGACCGTCGACAGTCTCGAAATGGTGAGGCAGATGTTCGAAGCGGGGATTCTGCAATCCGGATTCTGGCACCAGTTTGCGATGACGGCGCACAGTCCGGTAGGGCTCGAACCCGCGAGGTTCGGTGTCGTCAAGGATTCGGAATTGGTCGGTAGTTTTGCAAACAACGACATCAATTACACGGACAACACCGGAATCAATCATGATCAATTCAGCTTTGGCCTAAAAAAGTCGCTTTTCAATTTCATGCACGGCATTTGTTTCGATTACAGGCTTCAGGATTGGTTTGATTTTAAGATTCCCAATACGACTATAAGCCGCGATTTTATCGTCAATGCATTGGAGGAAGACGGCATGTTTGACACCAAGGGTTCGGCGAAGGTTATTTGGCTTGGCGGTATGCCTTCCATGCAATACGTCACCAAATCGAAAAAAGGACGTTCATGGGAAATGGTGGCTTTGACATTCCATACTAAAAAGGAGGCGTTCGCGCTTCAGTTTAATCGGGCGGAAGGGGAGTGGTTGGCCGGACTGTTGGAGCAGGTCCGCGTGACGAATCAAAAAGTGTGGCAGTTCAGCGAAATCAAGTCAGATTTTGAGCAACATCTTGACGACTTCGAATTGTTCTGGTATGCTAAACCGATGCAGACGCTCAGGAAACACGGTTTACTGGTATTATAG